One window of the Haemorhous mexicanus isolate bHaeMex1 chromosome 15, bHaeMex1.pri, whole genome shotgun sequence genome contains the following:
- the RBM27 gene encoding RNA-binding protein 27 isoform X1 encodes MIIESVDALKSWLAKLLEPICDADPSALANYVVALVKKDKPEKELKAFCADQLDVFLQKETSGFVDKLFESLYTKSYLPSAEPTKAEAKPAGQEKEEVKEELCVKQNFQESVEEERESRKKKYSSPQRSRADSSEQRTREKKRDDGKWRDYDRYYDRSDLYREKSGWRRGRSKSRSKSRGLSRSRSRSRGRSKDRDGSRSGLVQVCRKSKWHRLQHSTHLETALVKGREHRERERSKYKSEKNDVEGSYNPVSASPSKSSEQYSSAQAIPSAVTVVAPAHHLEGTTESWSNYFNNHSNPSSFGRNPPPKRRCQDYDERGYCVLGDLCQFDHGNDPLVVDEVSLPSMIPFPPPPPGLPPPPGLLLPPLPGPVRGLRLPVPQPHPQPPPPVVLPVPRPPLTQSSLINSRDQPGTSAVPSLAPVGARLPPPLPQNLLYTVSEHTYEPDGYNPEAPSITSAGRSQYRQFFTRAQMQRPNLIGLTSGEMDTNPRAANIIIQTEPPIPITNNSSNVTRVVLEPDSRKRSPSSMECPPLKKPWLGKQVNNNQNKPGFLKKNQYTNTKLEVRKIPPELNNITQLNEHFSKFGTIVNIQVAFQNDPEAALIQYLSNDEARKAISSTEAVLSNRFIRVLWHRESEQQPPALQQQQPPPTPQALQHLQQQALATPPAVTVHSSLAKVMNKPLAPGAYVLNKVPVKRRLGAAGGSQPELSQPGAGAEESQIFPTSTSHSKMVYSSPNLKTTLKSGAGSKPHDVQEALKKKQEAMKLQQDMRKKKQEMLEKQIECQKMLISKLEKNKAMKPEERAEIMKTLKELTGKISQLKDELKTSSTTSTPSKLKSKTEAQKELLDAELDFHKRLSSGEDTTELRKKLNQLQVEAARLGILPAGRGKAVSAPGRGRGRGRGGRGRGMLNHMVVDHRPKALTVGGFVEEEKDELLQHFSKFGDIEDLQEEDSPLSVVVTFKSRSEAENAANQGSRFKDRRLQISWHKPKVPSVSTEVEEEEPKEEETETSDLFLHEDDDDDDEDEDESRSWRR; translated from the exons ATGTGACGCTGACCCCTCAGCCCTGGCCAACTATGTCGTGGCGTTAGTCAAGAAAGACAAGCCCGAGAAGGAGCTGAAAGCTTTCTGTGCTGACCAGCTGGATGTGTTCCTGCAGAAAG AAACTTCAGGGTTTGTAGATAAACTCTTTGAAAGTTTGTACACCAAAAGTTACCTTCCTTCTGCTGAGCCCACAAAGGCAGAGGCAAAGCCTGCAGGGCAAGAGAAAGAAGAAGTCAAGGAAGAG TTGTGTGTTAAACAGAATTTTCAAGAGTCTGTTGAAGAAGAGCGggagagcaggaagaagaagTATTCCAGTCCCCAGAGGAGCCGTGCAGATTCCAGTGAGCAAAG AACCAGAGAGAAAAAGCGGGATGATGGGAAGTGGAGGGACTATGACAGGTACTATGATAGGAGTGACTTGTACAGGGAGAAGTCTGGCTGGCGCCGGGGCAGGAGTAAAAGCCGCAGCAAAAGCAGAGGGCTGAGTCGGAGCCGCAGCCGCAGCAGGGGCCGCAGCAAGGACCGGGACGGCAGCAGGAGCG GGCTAGTTCAGGTCTGTCGGAAAAGTAAGTGGCACAGATTACAGCATTCCACGCACCTTGAGACCGCGTTAGTTAAGGGCAGAG agcaccgagagagagagagatcaaAATAcaagagtgaaaaaaatgaTGTTGAAGGCTCGTATAATCCAGTGTCCGCATCTCCCAGTAAATCCTCTGAACAGTATTCCTCTGCACAAGCTATTCCCAGTGCTGTAACTGTAGTTGCACCTGCGCACCACCTTGAAGGCACCACAGAGAGCTGGTCAAATTACTTCAACAATCACAGCAATCCCAGTTCATTTGGCAGAAACCCTCCTCCTAAAAGAAGATGTCAAGACTATGATG AGCGAGGCTATTGTGTCCTTGGCGATCTCTGCCAGTTTGATCACGGAAACGATCCTTTAGTGGTAGATGAAGTCTCCTTGCCCAGCATGATCCCgttcccgccgccgccgccagggctgccgccgccgccgggactgctgctgccgccgctgccggggCCGGTGCGCGGGCTGCGCCTGCCGGTGCCGCAGCCGCacccgcagcccccgccgcccgTCGTGCTGCCCGTTCCGC GACCACCTTTAACACAGTCCAGCTTGATCAACAGTCGTGACCAGCCGGGGACAAGCGCAGTGCCCAGTCTTGCACCCGTGGGAGCAaggctgcctcctcctctgcctcagaACCTGCTCTATACAGTGTCAGAAC ATACATATGAGCCAGATGGCTATAACCCTGAAGCTCCTAGTATTACCAGTGCTGGTAGATCTCAGTATCGGCAGTTCTTTACGAGAGCACAAATGCAGCGTCCAAATCTAATTGGCCTAACATCTGGGGAGATGGATACAAACCCTCGAG ctgCCAACATTATCATCCAAACTGaacctcccattcccattaCAAATAACAGCAGCAATGTCACTAGAGTTGTCCTGGAACCAGACAGCAGGAAGAGATCTCCAAGCAGCATGGAATGCCCACCATTGAAGAAACCCTGGTTGGGAAA GCAAGTGAACAACAACCAGAATAAACCAGGGTTTTTGAAAAAGAATCAATATACTAATACAAAATTAGAAGTTCGAAAAATTCCACCAGAATTGAACAATATTACACAGCTCAATGAACACTTCAGCAAATTTGGAACTATTGTAAACATTCAG GTGGCTTTCCAGAACGATCCTGAAGCTGCTCTCATTCAGTACTTGAGCAACGACGAGGCGAGGAAGGCGATTTCCAGTACGGAGGCAGTGCTGAGCAATCGGTTTATCCGGgtgctgtggcacagggagagcgagcagcagcccccggcgctgcagcagcagcagccgccgccCACCCCGCAGGcgctgcagcacctgcagcagcaggcgcTGGCCACGCCGCCCGCCGTCACCGtgcacagcagcctggccaaG GTGATGAACAAGCCCCTGGCGCCTGGTGCCTACGTCCTTAATAAAGTCCCGGTGAAAAGGCGCCTTGGAGCAGCGGGCGGGAGCcagcctgagctcagccagcccGGGGCGGGGGCAGAGGAGTCTCAG ATATTTCCTACTTCTACAAGCCACTCAAAAATGGTTTACAGTTCTCCAAACTTGAAGACAACTCTGAAGTCTGGTGCAGGGTCTAAACCTCATGACGTGCAAGaagcccttaaaaaaaaacag GAGGCAATGAAACTCCAGCAAGATATGAGGAAAAAGAAGCAGGAGATGttagaaaaacaaatagaaTGCCAGAAG ATGTTGATATCCAAGCTGGAGAAAAACAAGGCTATGAAACCAGAAGAGAGAGCAGAAATTATGAAGACTTTAAAAGAACTAACAGGAAAAATATCTCAGTTAAAGGATGAATTAAAAACTTCGTCTACAACCTCCACACCATCCAAATTGAAGTCCAAGACAGAG GCACAGAAGGAACTGTTGGATGCAGAGCTGGACTTCCATAAGAGACTGTCCTCTGGAGAGGACACGACCGAGCTGCGGAAAAAGCTCAATCAGTTACAGGTGGAG GCTGCCCGCTTAGGCATCCTGCCTGCTGGCCGAGGAAAGGCCGTGTCAGCCCCAGGaaggggccggggccggggccgtggGGGCAGAGGACGGGGGATGCTGAACCACATGGTGGTGGATCATCGGCCCAAGGCACTCACCGTGGGAGGCTTcgtggaagaggagaaggatgaATTGTTACAGCACTTCTCT aaatTTGGAGATATCGAAGATCTTCAGGAAGAGGATTCCCCATTAAGTGTTGTTGTAACTTTTAAGTCCCGCTCAGAAGCTGAGAAT GCTGCTAACCAGGGATCGCGCTTCAAGGACCGGCGGCTCCAGATCTCGTGGCACAAACCCAAGGTACCCTCTGTGTCCACAGAAGTCGAGGAAGAGGAGCCCAAGGAAGAG gaGACTGAAACctcagatttatttttgcacgaagatgatgatgatgatgatgaagatgaggatgaatCCCGTTCTTGGAGAAGATGA